In a single window of the Nicotiana tomentosiformis chromosome 10, ASM39032v3, whole genome shotgun sequence genome:
- the LOC104101667 gene encoding two-component response regulator ARR14, which translates to MDVKSLKNIIAIPSSAKGLRILVVDHDTSSLMHTASILEEQSYKVTTIELATIALSMIRERENQYDLVIAEVNMPQMDGFTFLNHILLERDIPIILMSHRSKMEMAKKALEEGACFFWQKPIRIKDLINVWQHIFHNKVKAKLQKEKYRRPEESSCERSAARKVEFINPLNNSTVNNYMEKKSSQVRINLEQKQRVIWTPQLHLKFLKAINALGDEKKAQPKALLKLMNVPNLTHRHVASHLQKHRLRVMRSSGNSETSRLKPYYGSNELQKKMDFSKSFFEFSNSSNANPTASKVQLNIESSGYFGIDKIKELLTDVKSCSSNLGINEKIDDKETFAIESNSRISSCGIGVINFQEGNYFQGLEKQDLGLNISRGQFENENNLEEYFGDVQNLEVNSGIRGKYELSCSSPLEKISMCETEIMKMLEEV; encoded by the exons ATGGATGttaaaagtctgaaaaatatTATTGCCATTCCAAGTTCTGCTAAAGGGCTTCGAATTTTGGTGGTTGATCATGACACTAGTTCACTAATGCACACTGCATCTATACTTGAAGAACAGTCTTATAAAG TTACGACGATTGAATTAGCAACTATTGCCTTGTCAATGATTCGAGAAAGGGAGAACCAATATGACCTTGTCATTGCTGAAGTCAACATGCCACAAATGGATGGATTCACATTTCTCAATCACATTTTGCTTGAAAGAGACATCCCAATTATTT TGATGTCTCATAGATCAAAGATGGAGATGGCCAAGAAAGCCTTAGAAGAAGGAGCATGTTTTTTTTGGCAAAAACCAATAAGGATTAAGGATCTCATTAATGTTTGGCAacatattttccacaataaagtcAAAGCAAAACTTCAAAAAG AAAAATACAGGAGACCAGAAGAGAGTAGTTGTGAAAGAAGTGCAGCACGGAAAGTTGAATTTATTAATCCTTTAAATAATTCAACTGTCAATAATTATATGGAAAAGAAAAGCAGTCAAGTTCGCATTAACTTGGAGCAAAAACAACGTGTAATTTGGACCCCTCAACTTCATCTTAAATTCCTTAAAGCAATTAATGCTTTAGGAGATGAAAAAA AGGCTCAACCAAAGGCACTATTAAAGTTGATGAATGTTCCCAACTTAACTCATCGACATGTTGCTAGTCATTTGCAG AAGCATAGATTACGAGTAATGCGTTCAAGTGGTAATTCTGAAACTAGTAGATTAAAGCCTTATTATGGTAGCAATGAATTGCAAAAGAAAATGGATTTTTCTaagtcattttttgaattttcaaattcttcaaatgcaaATCCAACTGCTAGTAAAGTTCAACTAAATATTGAAAGCTCAGGTTATTTTGGCATTGACAAAATTAAAGAGCTACTTACAGATGTCAAGTCATGTTCAAGCAACTTGGGAATAAATGAGAAAATTGATGATAAAGAGACTTTTGCTATAGAATCAAATTCAAGGATTTCTTCATGTGGTATTGGAGTTATCAATTTTCAAGAGGGAAATTACTTTCAAGGATTAGAAAAACAAGATCTTGGATTAAACATTTCCCGGGGACAATTTGAAAATGAAAATAACTTGGAGGAGTACTTTGGCGACGTGCAGAACTTGGAGGTGAATAGTGGTATTAGGGGGAAATATGAATTGTCTTGTTCATCTCCTTTGGAAAAGATTTCAATGTGTGAAACTGAGATAATGAAGATGCTTGAAGAAGTGTAA